A window of the Ostrea edulis chromosome 1, xbOstEdul1.1, whole genome shotgun sequence genome harbors these coding sequences:
- the LOC125675717 gene encoding uncharacterized protein LOC125675717 encodes MASLKTSIRCSFPNWCSKCGVLHVNVSNIEEIQIDSSNCSRFYENPFPFEIRHPQGVLKGGRRCCEGTLTVHYNVTKKIEARGLQIFTEIQSETTQTVGNETYPVTVNSHHPNLPAIVSAGAGYGGVFLFIVCAVLVFVWRRVSQKVKSCKYKVPKSDPFDTIQNDYNPVDSHYENTVNHAITNRNHSNRAPVANPVILELQGTLQRPTELNNTAPKAHVLASSSDQDISTDEPDYVNTEGYLNLNNLQSPPCRGVTARCHDSSTFLHKVLQRRYQSDIADNAIPHLYVEVIK; translated from the exons ATGGCTTCATTAAAAACAAGCATTCGGTGTTCATTTCCAAATTGGTGTTCAAAATGTggtgttttacatgtaaatgtgtcaAATATTGAGGAAATACAAATAGATTCCTCCAACTGTTCAAGGTTTTACGAAAACCCTTTCCCTTTTGAGATCCGACACCCACAGGGGGTTCTAAAGGGAGGACGACGATGTTGTGAAGGGACTCTTACAGTTCATTACAATGTAACAA AGAAAATTGAAGCACGGGGGTTACAAATCTTCACCGAAATTCAAAGTGAAACAACCCAGACAGTAGGAAACGAAACATATCCTGTCACTGTAAACAGTCACCACCCTAATTTGCCTGCCATTGTGTCCGCAGGGGCGGGGTATGGAGGCGTGTTTTTGTTTATCGTCTGTGCTGTTTTGGTTTTCGTTTGGAGAAGGGTATCACAAAAAGTGAAGTCGTg TAAATACAAAGTTCCCAAGAGTGATCCATTCGACACGATTCAAAACGATTACAACCCTGTTGACAGCCATTATGAGAACACTGTGAATCACGCCATTACAAATAGGAACCATTCGAATCGGGCACCTGTCGCAAACCCCGTGATTTTGGAATTACAAGGTACTCTACAACGTCCGACAGAATTAAATAATACAGCCCCTAAAGCACACGTTCTTGCATCATCATCCGATCAAGATATTTCAACAGACGAACCAGATTACGTTAATACAGAAGGATATCTTAATTTAAACAACCTTCAATCTCCACCTTGCAGGGGCGTCACAGCTAGATGCCATGATTCATCAACATTCTTACACAAGGTCCTACAAAGACGATATCAAAGTGACATTGCTGATAACGCCATACCTCATTTATATGTTGAGGTTATTAAGTGA